In a single window of the Nicotiana tomentosiformis chromosome 8, ASM39032v3, whole genome shotgun sequence genome:
- the LOC138896820 gene encoding uncharacterized protein, with protein MAVFHETMFPFFILNTESSPLFPSTTPQILVSSPSYPSFPIHVPSTFVPSASQSPTTIPSSHFPSSSIPSSSTSHISLSLFSSSSSSSSHLMFLPFVFFSLFPLCNFLSMLYLPLMRSSLILFPISKNLLAIPRQLCTPGWQEAMAKELDALLLNESWEVASFPLLDVSNVFLHDDLHEEVYMKFPAGLTPAAPNLVCRLKKSLYGLRQAFRQWYARLTTALNFHLAYFLGMEVLREDSGIILSQRKFTLELLEEFDCLDLSPASTPLPVGSFYQHLSQFMQVHRDLHLQAAHHCLCYLLIKPGLGLFMPASPSLDLLAFCDSEWGSCPDSRRYVSGFFVSLGGCPISWKSKKQQSVSLSSAKAEYRSMHCVVAELTWSVGENFRFKAATDIDSTGSDNKESDEESVPVDNLPLESKLQMKLEQKMKKKLAKNIRLRRKKLVKNIRF; from the exons ATGGCAGTTTTTCACGAGACAATGTTTCCATTCTTTATCTTAAACACTGAGTCTTCACCTTTGTTTCCTAGTACTACACCTCAGATCTTAGTCTCCTCCCCTAGCTATCCTTCTTTTCCTATACATGTTCCCTCTACTTTTGTCCCTTCTGCTTCTCAGTCTCCTACTACTATTCCTAGCTCTCATTTTCCGTCCTCTTCTATTCCTTCTTCCTCTACTTCACATATTTccctttctctcttctcttccTCTAGCTCTTCTTCCTCCCAT CTGATGTTTCtaccttttgttttcttttccttGTTTCCCCTTTGCAATTTTCTTTCAATGCTTTATCTTCCTTTAATGAGAAGTAGCTTAATTCTCTTCCCCATATCCAAGAACCTTCTAGCTATTCCCAGGCAGCTATGCACCCCCGGTTGGCAAGAAGCTATGGCCAAAGAACTTGATGCTTTGTTGCTCAATGAGAGTTGGGAAGTGGCCTCTTTCCCCCTG TTAGATGTGAGCAATGTGTTTCTTCATGATGACCTCCATGAGGAGGTCTATATGAAATTTCCAGCAGGCCTTACGCCTGCTGCTCCTAATCTTGTTTGCCGACTTAAAAAGTCTCTATATGGTCTACGTCAGGCTTTTCGCCAGTGGTATGCTCGTTTAACTACAGCTCTGAACTTTCACTTAGCTTATTTTCTGGGCATGGAAGTCCTTCGTGAGGATTCTGGCATCATTCTCAGTCAACGAAAATTTACTCTTGAGCTTTTGGAGGAGTTTGATTGCCTTGATTTGTCGCCAGCCAGTACCCCGTTGCCCGTTGGATCCTTCTATCAA CACTTAAGCCAATTTATGCAGGTTCATCGTGATCTTCATCTCCAAGCTGCTCATCACTGTCTATGCTATTTGCTTATAAAGCCTGGTCTTGGTCTGTTCATGCCTGCTTCCCCTTCTTTGGATCTGCTTGCCTTCTGTGATTCCGAGTGGGGTTCTTGCCCTGATTCGCGCCGATATGTTAGTGGTTTCTTTGTTAGCCTTGGTGGTTGTCCTATTTCTTGGAAATCCAAGAAACAACAGTCTGTCTCGTTATCATCCGCTAAAGCTGAGTACCGCTCCATGCATTGTGTTGTTGCTGAGCTCACCTG GTCAGTAGGTGAGAATTTTCGTTTTAAAGCAGCTACTGATATTGATAGCACAGGTTCTGATAATAAGGAGAGTGATGAAGAAAGTGTGCCTGTTGATAACCTGCCATTGGAGTCTAAGCTTCAGATGAAGCTTGAGCAGAAGATGAAAAAGAAATTGGCGAAGAACATCAGATTACGAAGGAAGAAACTTGTCAAGAACATCAGATTTTGA
- the LOC104088610 gene encoding probable sugar phosphate/phosphate translocator At3g14410 isoform X2 has product MADQRRKLMSEGVVTYAYILLYIALSSGQIFFNKWVLSSKEINFPYPLALTLLHMVFSSVLCFVLTKVLKIMKVEEGMTLDIYISSVIPIGAMFAMTLWLGNTAYLYISVSFAQMLKAIMPVAVFILGVAAGLEVMSCRMLLIMSVISFGVLVASYGEININWVGVIYQMGGVVGEALRLIFMEILVKRKGLKLNPISVMYYVSPCSALCLLVPWIFLEKPKMDEQLTWSFHPLVLTLNCICTFALNLSVFLVISHTSALTIRVAGVVKDWVVVLLSALLFVDTKLTLINLCGYAIGVAAYNSHKLKKEASRVISDESRDALPLISSSTSNE; this is encoded by the exons ATGGCGGATCAGCGGAGAAAATTGATGAGCGAAGGTGTAGTAACTTATGCATACATACTTCTCTATATTGCCCTCTCTAGTGGTCAGATCTTCTTTAACAAG TGGGTTTTGTCATCAAAAGAAATAAACTTCCCGTATCCTCTTGCACTGACGCTACTTCACATGGTCTTCTCCTCAGTACTATGTTTTGTGCTTACCAAAGTTCTCAAG ATAATGAAGGTTGAGGAAGGAATGACTCTAGACAT ATACATTAGCTCAGTCATCCCAATTGGTGCTATGTTTGCTATGACACTTTGGCTTGGGAACACTGCTTACCTTTATATTTCTGTTTCATTTGCTCAGATGTTGAAAGCAATCA TGCCAGTAGCTGTCTTCATCCTTGGAGTTGCAGCTGGACTCGAAGTGATGAGCTGCAGGATGCTTCTCATAATGTCTGTAATCAGCTTTGGTGTACTAGTAGCTTCTTATGGAGAAATAAACATTAACTGGGTTGGTGTCATCTACCAAATGGGAGGTGTTGTTGGAGAAGCTTTGAGACTTATatttatggagattctggtaaAACGGAAGGGCCTCAAGCTAAATCCCATATCTGTCATGTACTATGTTAGCCCATGCAG TGCTCTTTGCCTTTTAGTTCCATGGATCTTCTTGGAGAAACCAAAGATGGATGAACAACTGACATGGAGCTTTCATCCTCTTGTTCTAACTCTAAATTGCATATGTACCTTTGCGCTGAATCTCTCTGTTTTCCTGGTGATCTCACATACAAGTGCCCTGACCATCCGTGTCGCTGGAGTTGTCAAAGATTGGGTGGTTGTACTGCTATCTGCACTACTTTTTGTTGATACGAAGCTGACACTTATTAATCTTTGTGGTTATGCTATTG GTGTAGCTGCATATAACAGTCACAAGTTAAAAAAGGAAGCTTCCCGAGTAATCTCAGATGAGTCTCGAGATGCTCTACCTTTAATTTCATCTTCAACGTCCAATGAGTAG
- the LOC104088610 gene encoding probable sugar phosphate/phosphate translocator At3g14410 isoform X1 encodes MADQRRKLMSEGVVTYAYILLYIALSSGQIFFNKWVLSSKEINFPYPLALTLLHMVFSSVLCFVLTKVLKIMKVEEGMTLDIYISSVIPIGAMFAMTLWLGNTAYLYISVSFAQMLKAIMPVAVFILGVAAGLEVMSCRMLLIMSVISFGVLVASYGEININWVGVIYQMGGVVGEALRLIFMEILVKRKGLKLNPISVMYYVSPCSALCLLVPWIFLEKPKMDEQLTWSFHPLVLTLNCICTFALNLSVFLVISHTSALTIRVAGVVKDWVVVLLSALLFVDTKLTLINLCGYAIAIAGVAAYNSHKLKKEASRVISDESRDALPLISSSTSNE; translated from the exons ATGGCGGATCAGCGGAGAAAATTGATGAGCGAAGGTGTAGTAACTTATGCATACATACTTCTCTATATTGCCCTCTCTAGTGGTCAGATCTTCTTTAACAAG TGGGTTTTGTCATCAAAAGAAATAAACTTCCCGTATCCTCTTGCACTGACGCTACTTCACATGGTCTTCTCCTCAGTACTATGTTTTGTGCTTACCAAAGTTCTCAAG ATAATGAAGGTTGAGGAAGGAATGACTCTAGACAT ATACATTAGCTCAGTCATCCCAATTGGTGCTATGTTTGCTATGACACTTTGGCTTGGGAACACTGCTTACCTTTATATTTCTGTTTCATTTGCTCAGATGTTGAAAGCAATCA TGCCAGTAGCTGTCTTCATCCTTGGAGTTGCAGCTGGACTCGAAGTGATGAGCTGCAGGATGCTTCTCATAATGTCTGTAATCAGCTTTGGTGTACTAGTAGCTTCTTATGGAGAAATAAACATTAACTGGGTTGGTGTCATCTACCAAATGGGAGGTGTTGTTGGAGAAGCTTTGAGACTTATatttatggagattctggtaaAACGGAAGGGCCTCAAGCTAAATCCCATATCTGTCATGTACTATGTTAGCCCATGCAG TGCTCTTTGCCTTTTAGTTCCATGGATCTTCTTGGAGAAACCAAAGATGGATGAACAACTGACATGGAGCTTTCATCCTCTTGTTCTAACTCTAAATTGCATATGTACCTTTGCGCTGAATCTCTCTGTTTTCCTGGTGATCTCACATACAAGTGCCCTGACCATCCGTGTCGCTGGAGTTGTCAAAGATTGGGTGGTTGTACTGCTATCTGCACTACTTTTTGTTGATACGAAGCTGACACTTATTAATCTTTGTGGTTATGCTATTG CTATTGCAGGTGTAGCTGCATATAACAGTCACAAGTTAAAAAAGGAAGCTTCCCGAGTAATCTCAGATGAGTCTCGAGATGCTCTACCTTTAATTTCATCTTCAACGTCCAATGAGTAG
- the LOC104088610 gene encoding probable sugar phosphate/phosphate translocator At3g14410 isoform X3 — MVFSSVLCFVLTKVLKIMKVEEGMTLDIYISSVIPIGAMFAMTLWLGNTAYLYISVSFAQMLKAIMPVAVFILGVAAGLEVMSCRMLLIMSVISFGVLVASYGEININWVGVIYQMGGVVGEALRLIFMEILVKRKGLKLNPISVMYYVSPCSALCLLVPWIFLEKPKMDEQLTWSFHPLVLTLNCICTFALNLSVFLVISHTSALTIRVAGVVKDWVVVLLSALLFVDTKLTLINLCGYAIAIAGVAAYNSHKLKKEASRVISDESRDALPLISSSTSNE, encoded by the exons ATGGTCTTCTCCTCAGTACTATGTTTTGTGCTTACCAAAGTTCTCAAG ATAATGAAGGTTGAGGAAGGAATGACTCTAGACAT ATACATTAGCTCAGTCATCCCAATTGGTGCTATGTTTGCTATGACACTTTGGCTTGGGAACACTGCTTACCTTTATATTTCTGTTTCATTTGCTCAGATGTTGAAAGCAATCA TGCCAGTAGCTGTCTTCATCCTTGGAGTTGCAGCTGGACTCGAAGTGATGAGCTGCAGGATGCTTCTCATAATGTCTGTAATCAGCTTTGGTGTACTAGTAGCTTCTTATGGAGAAATAAACATTAACTGGGTTGGTGTCATCTACCAAATGGGAGGTGTTGTTGGAGAAGCTTTGAGACTTATatttatggagattctggtaaAACGGAAGGGCCTCAAGCTAAATCCCATATCTGTCATGTACTATGTTAGCCCATGCAG TGCTCTTTGCCTTTTAGTTCCATGGATCTTCTTGGAGAAACCAAAGATGGATGAACAACTGACATGGAGCTTTCATCCTCTTGTTCTAACTCTAAATTGCATATGTACCTTTGCGCTGAATCTCTCTGTTTTCCTGGTGATCTCACATACAAGTGCCCTGACCATCCGTGTCGCTGGAGTTGTCAAAGATTGGGTGGTTGTACTGCTATCTGCACTACTTTTTGTTGATACGAAGCTGACACTTATTAATCTTTGTGGTTATGCTATTG CTATTGCAGGTGTAGCTGCATATAACAGTCACAAGTTAAAAAAGGAAGCTTCCCGAGTAATCTCAGATGAGTCTCGAGATGCTCTACCTTTAATTTCATCTTCAACGTCCAATGAGTAG